A single window of Nicotiana sylvestris chromosome 5, ASM39365v2, whole genome shotgun sequence DNA harbors:
- the LOC138869477 gene encoding uncharacterized protein — MYFPDEEVSFLGEDITEAYDSWRIFFDGAANFKGVGIGAVLVSKTSQHYLLSAKLRFPCTNNMAEYEVCILGLRLAIDMNVQELLVIRDSDLLAHQVLGEWDTKNTKILPYLHCIQELIKRFTVMEFKHVPRIQNEFADALATLSSMIQHPDKNFIDPIPIGIHKQLAYCAHVEEEIDENPWFHNIKEYLEKGEYLEHATHTQKHMILRLANHFFQSEGILYRRTPDLGLLRCVDAKKHLDCSKK; from the coding sequence atgtattttcccgacgaagaggtatcatttctaggagaagatattaccgaagcatacgacagTTGGAGGAtattcttcgatggagcagcaaacttcaaaggagtgggtatcGGAGCTGTCTTAGTATCAAAAACCAGTCAACATTACCTGTTATCCGCAAAActtaggttcccgtgcaccaataatatggcggAATATGAGGTCTGCATCTTGGGACTTAGGTTGGCCATTGatatgaacgttcaggagttgctggtaatCAGAGATTCAGATCTATTGGCGCACCAGGTTCTAGGAGAATGGGATACCAAGAACACCAAAATATTGCCATATTTGCATTGTATACAAGAGTTGATCAAGAGGTTCACAGTGATGGagttcaaacatgttccaaggattcagaatgagtttgcagaTGCATTAGCCACCttgtcttccatgatacaacatccagacaagaatttcatcgatcctatCCCAATAGGAATTCATAAGCAgctagcttattgtgctcatgttgaagaagagatTGACGAAAACCCGTGGTTCCacaatatcaaggaatacttagaAAAGGGAGAATATTTGGAACATGCTACACACACTCAGAAGCACATGATTCTAAGATTGGCCAACCATTTCTTTCAAAGCGAAGGAATTTTGTATagaaggactcctgatttgggattgttgcGATGTGTTGATGCCAAGAAGCATCTAGATTGCTCGAAGAAATAA